TCTAGTTATTAAAAGCTTGACTTAAGGAGCTAAATACAGACCTAAGAATGTAATGTTAGTGACAAGAATTTGGAATCAAACAATACCTTCATCATAGCAATCAAATGTTTAACAGGACATTCTTCTGATCAAAAGTtagattttaaatgacaaaaatccatattgcttcatttttttaaactctgaggAGGACATGATAGGCTTTACTCATAAATTTTTCACCTAtttaatgaagagaaaaacaactagCCAAAATCCAAACCAAAGAGTAGAATTACAGTGAGTCAACAGATTGtttgaaatacaaatactgtTAATTATAGAGCAATACATACTGGGAGTTAACCTTCTGATTGATTCATGACACTAGTTGAAGATtctgaatacatttttgttttcaaaacttcATGCATGTATGAATGTAATTGAAAGCTTTTTTGGTAAATgagtgagagagtcagttcctaggcaagTTGATAGGGAGTCCTGGGGTCCCCAAgcagagaggggtctggaattctcaaggaggaagaaaggacaaactttttttctttctccacattccttaggattatataacaataatgtatcctgcctaaggacagtctttggattcaaccttctgttatcttaaaatgtaaattatgggagtagacctggtctttacaaggatgtatctttcctaaggacagtgttatcttaaaatgttaattatgggagtaggtctgatgaggtctttacaacctccagacattctttggattatataacctcattgttaacactagcaagtgggtactctttctgcccccttctgatacctatgtcagaagctttctctatctcctttatactttaataaaactttattacacaaaagctctgagcgatcaagcctcgtctctggccctggattgaattcttctcctccgggggccaagaatcccggtgtattcacgtgattcaacaaccTTTCATGAGGATCCACCAACTTTTAAATTCATGGAAAAGTGATGAAGTCttaattttttctcattaaattatatattacttataaaacaagtgaaaagcaattatatatagaaaatatcctAAGAAAGCATTTTCAACTCTTACAAAGATACCTCCAAATTAACATGTGCTTATCCAAATGTATTTATGAGTTATCTGATGACTACACTTAGCACAATTTTACATACACTGTGACTAACAGTAATAGGTCAGGGTTAGTATGTTTGCATATGTAGATAAAGGAGGCTTAGTCCTGAGAGTCCATTCACGGGGTAAACCATCACTGTGTTAGACTGGACCTCTTAGTATATTTAAGTGTTGCCTGTATACAGTCTATTTTAAACAGGGTTATTTATATGCCTGGACATTTATAACAGGAAGTGGCATACACAGAATTATGTACTGCAGGTTCACTGCCTCAAGTTTGCCTTGACGATTGCTTTGTTGACCGCCTCTTTCACATCTTCGTTCCTCAAACTGTAGATCATGGGATTCAGCATGGGAATCACTGTGGGGTAAAACACGGCCACCATCTTTCCCTGCTCCACAGACTCTTCAGTGGGCCTCCTGAGATACATGAAGAGGAGAGCCCCATAAAACATGGTAACAGCTGTCAGGTGGGACCCACACGTGGAGAATGCCTTCTTCCTGCCATTGGCAGAGCACATGTGCAGCACAGCCACTATGATGAGGGTATAGGAAACAAGAACCACTGAGAGGGAATATGTGAAATTAATCCCAGCAATAACAATTATGCTGCAGTCTTTAATGTGAACCCCTCCACAGGCAATCTTGATAAGAGGAGGGTCAGCACAATAGAAGTGGTTGATTTCAAAGTTTCCACAGAAGTACAGGCCATATGTCCACAGTGTGCAGATTAGGCTAACAGAGAACCCATAGATGTATGTCACAGAGACAAGACAAGCACAGACAGTCCTGGACATTTTACTGCCATAAAGCAGAGGGCTGCAGATGGCCATGTAGCGATCAAAGGCCATCACAGCCAAGATATATACTTCCATGTGGACAAGGGCTATGAAGAAGTAACACTGCACCAAACACCCCACATAGGAAACGGTTTTTGTTTGATAGTAAGTTTTCCAGCATCTTCAGAGTGACATTGGAAGAGAACCACACATCCACAAAAGACAAATGACTCAAGAAAAAGTACATGGAGCTCTGAAGCTGGAGGCTGATCAAAATAATCATACCAATGTTCCCTATCAGAGTGATCATGTAAACTACtagaaacaccacaataaagagaccTTGAAGCTCATGATGACTGGTCAACCCCAGAAGAACAAATTCTGTCACATCTGTGAAATTTGGCGTTGCCTTCACTTAGACCCAGTCTGCAGTGCCTATggacaaattaaaagaaacaaactgatttattttattcttgaaaattGAGTCATGTTTATCAGTATTCTagttcaaataatataaaaatcaacgTAGACTTTGCACAAAGTTTAATATAAGAGTATAtaatcatttatttcctttaataggCCTTATATGTAATTATTACAATATTTATTAGTTTCTTAACTCTAAAACAGACAATTACATTCACATACTACTAGTATTAGACACTTATTTTTGCTAAATTATTTCAATGATGCTAACATCATAGAGTGCTAATAGAAGTAAAGCTAGACTGAGAGTCATCAGAGAATGACCAAATCCATTTAAACATATTATCTAATAGGAAATGACTTGAGActcataaatgtaaatattcaataaggtcagacaaccactttgtgcTGAACAGGGAAGTAATAAGAGTGAATCATTGAAACGCCATTGaatattatttttgtgtatgatggtTGCCTGTCATTGTCTATATTAATACAAATGCACATGTAATATTAACTTACTCATTTCCCTATGACTTGGAAgatagcctttttaaaaaatgtatttgtttgtgtatttttggctgcgcttGGGCTCCTCTTggttggggtgtgtgggcttctcactgcagtggcttctcctgttgtggcgCACTGACTCTAGGTGAGCAGGCTtaaatagttgtggctcacaggttctagagcgcaggctcagtaattgtggctctcaggcttagttgctccatggcatgtggaatcttcctccaaccagggatcaaacttatgtcccctacattggtaggcatattcttatccactgagccaccagggaagttcagaagATATCTTCTTATATACGCAATTTTACAGGATGATTGTCTTAAACCTTGGTCTTACAATCTAGTCATTGACATAATTTTATACACTATGCCAGCATATGATATAAAAAGCTTTCAACTTATGAAAATCCtagtcatgttttattttatttagctatATATTTCACTTGCTTGATTACTGCTGCTTGCAGGATGAGGTAAGAGGTATTTAACAACACAGACTGTATCAGTTTAACAGTTATCTCAGAAAAGTAAACCGCAAGTGGTTCCATCACCATATCAAAATTATATCAATAGATAAattctatatacatataaaattcaggagccatgcttttaaaattattgtcttATTTAAGATTCTACTGCTTTTCAGCAACAATCCATTATATgtctaattattttcaaattcaatGTCATTACAATTAAAATGTCCACAAGTAATGTTTTCTCTGTTTAATACACTTCCCCAGATAAGTCTTCTGAGAAGTAAACTGCTCTGAGTATTTAGGGATGCATCTGTAGGATTAACATCATCTTGGGAATTTAAGATCCCCATAATAACATTGCTTGAAGGGAATATTATGACATAAAATGGTCTGTAGTTATAATTGCTTATAATAATTCATTTACAAACATCAAAACCAATgttatgtcaaatatattttattatttattatatctaGAAGTAGTCTAAGTTTGGCAATATGAAATTGAACAAGCTACACAAGATTTTGGTTTGCATCATAATTGATTCTTTTTGAAAAGGagtgaatgaaaaatacagaaatgagaCAATTTATGGAATGGAACTACTGTGAGATGAAAACAGAGCATGCTGATAAACACAGAAATAAGAAGAGGCAGGCTGCACACAGACTGGTCAAAGATCTCTTTGAGGATGTGACTTTTCAGTTATGGGCAACTAGCCAGTTATGTAAAAAtattgaggaaaaagaaaatgaaaatacaaaaagttagaagaggaactatttttaaaaatttataaactcTATGATTGTATCATGGCTCCTTCCAACTAGTAGCAACTCACAATTTGGAAGTTGATTAATCTCTGTAAACAATTTTCCTACCCCTGAAATTATTCATATAGGAATTAAATACACCATAGAGAAAATGATTTGGGCACATAACATAGTCACTGATATTTCAATTCTGGTCTGAGTTCACCTGTACCCTATATTTTCATGATCATAGATCTGGTTTCTAAGTGTGGATAAACTAAGCCAGATGACAGTTACTGATTTTGACTGGGAGATAGAGCTAAGACCaagaattttcatatataaaaactcTTACCTCTGCTTGGTGAACCCATAATTACCTAATTAACAGAGTTTGATATGGATTATTGGTACAACTAATTataagaggatgagatcgttagatagcaccaccaactcagacataagtctgagcaaactctatagtgaaggacagaggagcctggcatgctgtagtccatggagtctcaaataaccaaatatgacttagtgacagaacaacaacagcaaataagtataaaatatacaaaaaatcatCAAGGCACCTAAGAAACATAAAGTAATACTACTTCTCCAATTTCCCTTCCTGTGTGATAATATGTGGGTTTTCTCCCA
The Bos indicus x Bos taurus breed Angus x Brahman F1 hybrid chromosome 13, Bos_hybrid_MaternalHap_v2.0, whole genome shotgun sequence genome window above contains:
- the LOC113902852 gene encoding LOW QUALITY PROTEIN: olfactory receptor 5M9-like (The sequence of the model RefSeq protein was modified relative to this genomic sequence to represent the inferred CDS: inserted 2 bases in 1 codon) — translated: MGVAVPAQLSPDRCAGGLSTASSPVYNGRWSSPSERRDHMTLPMCPHRTSRRGPSSRPRERAGKQEDWNGVGALLYPFIFPVLAFFALRSFNSRQPMPSLPSTKMKATPNFTDVTEFVLLGLTSHHELQGLFIVVFLVVYMITLIGNIGMIILISLQLQSSMYFFLSHLSFVDVWFSSNVTLKMLENLLSXTKTVSYVGCLVQCYFFIALVHMEVYILAVMAFDRYMAICSPLLYGSKMSRTVCACLVSVTYIYGFSVSLICTLWTYGLYFCGNFEINHFYCADPPLIKIACGGVHIKDCSIIVIAGINFTYSLSVVLVSYTLIIVAVLHMCSANGRKKAFSTCGSHLTAVTMFYGALLFMYLRRPTEESVEQGKMVAVFYPTVIPMLNPMIYSLRNEDVKEAVNKAIVKANLRQ